One window of Microbacterium sediminis genomic DNA carries:
- a CDS encoding FGGY family carbohydrate kinase has protein sequence MTLVAGIDSSTQSCKVVIRDLDTGAIVRTGRASHPDGTEVDPAFWWEAMTAAIAEAGGLGDVAAVAIGGQQHGMVALDAEGRVIRPALLWNDTRSAAAASVLTDEVGAAEYVRRTGLVPVASFTATKLRWLADAEPAGAARIAAVALPHDWLTWRLRGYGPETELGPVLEELVTDRSEASGTAYFDPVSGAYDRELLSLALRRDASDVVLPRVLPPDGWVEGPGGLRVAAGAGDNAAAALGLGAATGDVVVSIGTSGTVTAVTDVPIRDETGTVAGFADAAGGFLPIVTTINAARVLDATASLLGVDHAEFARLALAASPGADGLVLQPWFEGERTPNRPDATATLFGMTLASTTRENLARAAIEGVLCGLAEGLDAVLSLGVQAERVLLIGGAAQSEAVATIATQVFDVPVARPEPGEYVALGAAAQAAWALTGQRPAWPVALLAEPVGDPRPVIREQYAARREQA, from the coding sequence ATGACGCTCGTCGCGGGGATCGATTCCTCGACCCAGAGCTGCAAGGTCGTCATCCGCGATCTCGACACCGGCGCCATCGTGCGCACGGGTCGCGCGTCGCATCCCGACGGCACCGAGGTCGATCCCGCGTTCTGGTGGGAGGCGATGACCGCGGCGATCGCCGAGGCCGGGGGGCTCGGCGACGTCGCGGCCGTCGCGATCGGCGGCCAGCAGCACGGCATGGTGGCGCTCGACGCGGAGGGCCGGGTGATCCGCCCGGCCCTGCTGTGGAACGACACCCGGTCCGCCGCCGCGGCGAGCGTGCTGACGGACGAGGTCGGTGCGGCGGAGTATGTGCGCCGCACCGGCCTCGTGCCGGTGGCCTCGTTCACCGCGACGAAGCTGCGCTGGCTCGCCGACGCCGAGCCCGCGGGTGCCGCGCGCATCGCGGCGGTGGCGCTCCCCCACGACTGGCTCACATGGCGGCTGCGGGGCTACGGGCCCGAAACGGAGCTCGGGCCCGTCCTGGAAGAGCTCGTCACGGACCGGTCGGAGGCCAGCGGCACCGCGTACTTCGACCCCGTGTCGGGCGCGTACGACCGCGAGCTGCTCTCGCTCGCCCTGCGGCGCGACGCGAGCGACGTGGTGCTGCCCCGCGTGCTGCCGCCCGACGGCTGGGTGGAGGGGCCGGGCGGCCTGCGCGTCGCGGCGGGCGCCGGCGACAACGCCGCCGCCGCCCTGGGGCTCGGCGCCGCCACGGGCGACGTCGTCGTGTCGATCGGCACCTCGGGCACCGTCACGGCGGTCACCGACGTGCCGATCCGCGACGAGACCGGCACGGTCGCGGGCTTCGCGGACGCGGCGGGCGGCTTCCTGCCGATCGTCACCACGATCAACGCCGCCCGGGTGCTCGACGCCACCGCCAGCCTGCTCGGGGTGGATCACGCGGAGTTCGCGCGCCTCGCCCTGGCGGCTTCGCCGGGCGCGGACGGGCTCGTGCTGCAGCCGTGGTTCGAGGGCGAGCGCACCCCGAACCGACCCGACGCCACGGCCACGCTGTTCGGCATGACCCTCGCGTCCACCACCCGCGAGAACCTGGCACGCGCGGCGATCGAGGGGGTGCTCTGCGGGCTCGCGGAGGGCCTCGACGCGGTGCTCTCGCTGGGGGTGCAGGCCGAGCGCGTCCTGCTGATCGGCGGCGCCGCGCAGAGCGAGGCCGTCGCCACGATCGCGACGCAGGTGTTCGACGTGCCGGTGGCCCGGCCCGAGCCCGGCGAGTACGTCGCGCTCGGCGCCGCGGCGCAGGCCGCGTGGGCCCTCACCGGGCAGCGCCCGGCCTGGCCCGTCGCGCTCCTCGCCGAGCCCGTCGGCGACCCGCGCCCGGTCATCCGCGAGCAGTACGCCGCGCGGCGGGAGCAGGCGTGA